The nucleotide sequence TGCAAATCAATGGTGGCCTGGAAGCGGTTTGGCAACGGCGAAACCCCGGAAAGCAGCGGCCTCAAAGGCGATAAGCTGGTTGGGAAGTATTACGTGGCATACGACAAGCATTACAAAGCTGAGGTAGAATCCGCCGTTCAGAATGGGGTACCCAAAGAGCAGGCCGAAAAGGAGGCCCCCATTTTACGCGAAGCCCAGGAAATGCTTCGCGCATGGGAGCAGAAAGACCCTGAAGTGTATGCTCTGTGGGAGAAAATGAATGGTTGGGTGTATGATGGATTTGACGTTACTTACCAAAGTCTCGGCGTTGCCTTCGACAAGCTCTACTACGAATCAGAAACCTACCTTTTTGGCAAAGAAGAAGTAGAGCGCGGTCTCTCCAAAGATATTTTCTACCGAAAAGAAGACGGCTCTGTTTGGGTAAACCTTGAAGATGTGGGCCTTGACCACAAATTATTGCTTCGCTCCGACGGCACGGCGGTGTACATGACCCAGGATATCGGAACGGCCATTCAGCGCACCATTGATTTTCCGGAAATGTCTCAAATGGTGTACACTGTGGGCAATGAACAAGAGTATCACTTCAAGGTGCTGTTTGCGGTTCTTGCAAAACTGGGCTACCCCTGGGCTTCGCAATGCCACCATCTGAGTTATGGGATGGTGGAGCTTCCCGAGGGCAAAATGAAGTCGCGCGAAGGAACCGTAGTGGACGCCGATGATTTGGTTGAAGGCATGACAGATACGGCTCGAGAGATTTCCGAAGAACTCGGCAAACTCGAAGAGCTCACACAGCAGGACCGCGAGCAACTGTACAGCCAAATCGGAGGTGCGGCGTTGAAATACTTCCTTCTGAAGGTAGATGCCCGTAAAAACATGCTTTTCAACCCCAGAGAGTCCATTGATTTTAACGGGAATACAGGCCCTTTTATTCAGTATGCGCACGCCAGGATTTCCTCGCTCTTGCGCAAAGCTGCAGATGTTGAGCGTGTTTCATCCGACAACCTGCAACTTTCTGAATCAGAGCAAAGCCTTGCGCTCAAACTCGATCGTTTCCCTGTGGTGGTTGAGGAATCGGCAGTCAAATACAGTCCCGCAGAACTGGCCAACTACCTCTATGATTTGGTGAAGGACTTCAACAGTTTTTACCAGTCTATGCCCGTGTTGAAAGAAGAGGATGTGGCTCTGCGAACCTTTAGACTTGAGCTGACCGAAGCCTGCGGAAAAGTAATCCGCACCGGGCTCAGGATGCTGGGCATCGCAGCACCCGAGCGTATGT is from Cryomorphaceae bacterium and encodes:
- a CDS encoding arginine--tRNA ligase, which translates into the protein HLGHLRNIFLGDSVASLLEAAGHSVKRVQIINDRGIHICKSMVAWKRFGNGETPESSGLKGDKLVGKYYVAYDKHYKAEVESAVQNGVPKEQAEKEAPILREAQEMLRAWEQKDPEVYALWEKMNGWVYDGFDVTYQSLGVAFDKLYYESETYLFGKEEVERGLSKDIFYRKEDGSVWVNLEDVGLDHKLLLRSDGTAVYMTQDIGTAIQRTIDFPEMSQMVYTVGNEQEYHFKVLFAVLAKLGYPWASQCHHLSYGMVELPEGKMKSREGTVVDADDLVEGMTDTAREISEELGKLEELTQQDREQLYSQIGGAALKYFLLKVDARKNMLFNPRESIDFNGNTGPFIQYAHARISSLLRKAADVERVSSDNLQLSESEQSLALKLDRFPVVVEESAVKYSPAELANYLYDLVKDFNSFYQSMPVLKEEDVALRTFRLELTEACGKVIRTGLRMLGIAAPERM